A single Epinephelus lanceolatus isolate andai-2023 chromosome 22, ASM4190304v1, whole genome shotgun sequence DNA region contains:
- the LOC117272825 gene encoding DNA damage-inducible transcript 4-like protein gives MVATSTLKTKSSECISELVDRRYDPACIEKELDFWDHCLAEPQRNADVTEDRTCQQLAKMFENCLSRAKKTTLHCSSVLVPEKLTRRIAREVLRLASCEPCGLRGCVLYVHLELDKGCKRLERIVYDATVVPTFELTLVFKQDGTAWPSLRDFLFMGTCFAPTFRHALKLSPGFRLIKKKLYSSSAGTVVEEC, from the exons ATGGTCGCCACAAGCACACTGAAGACCAAAAGCAGCGAATGCATCTCAGAGCTGGTCGACAGAAGATATGATCCGGCTTGCATTGAGAAAG AACTGGATTTCTGGGATCACTGCTTGGCAGAACCCCAGAGGAACGCAGATGTCACTGAGGACAGAACTTGTCAACAGCTGGCTAAGATGTTTGAAAACTGCCTGTCACGAGCAAAGAAGACAACGCTGCACTGCTCCTCTGTGCTGGTACCAGAGAAGCTCACGCGGAGGATAGCTCGTGAAGTCCTGCGGCTGGCATCTTGTGAGCCCTGCGGCCTTCGAGGCTGCGTCCTCTACGTCCACCTGGAGCTGGACAAGGGCTGCAAGCGGCTGGAGCGCATCGTGTACGATGCCACTGTGGTGCCCACATTCGAGCTGACGCTTGTCTTCAAGCAGGATGGCACTGCCTGGCCCAGCCTACGGGACTTCCTATTTATGGGGACTTGCTTTGCACCGACTTTTAGACATGCACTTAAACTGAGTCCAGGTTTCCGGCTCATCAAGAAAAAACTGTACTCCTCCTCGGCTGGCACCGTGGTAGAGGAGTGCTAA